GCGATATATCCTAAACTTGATGGCGTTTCTGTCTTAGTAATATTTTCCTTAACTTGAGGATCAACCACAATGTCGCCAATTAGAGAAGTGCGAAGCCTCTCAGGTAAGCGCTTACTGGCTTCTACTTCAATACCTTTGACAATTTCATCGATAATGCGATCGTGCATGAACTCACTACGATCAGATAGAAGAAAATCTATGCCTTTATCGAGAGTTCCATTCAAATTATAGTCAGGATTAGTTTGAGCATTACTTAAGAGATTTTCGAGGCGATTCCAACGGAATTCACCATCGCGGAATAGCAAATCTTTAAGAGCCATCCGTAACTCTGGGGCTGGGTCGTTCAGCAATCGGTTCGCAACATAGGGATAGGCGACAGCTAACACCTTAAAGTTGCGATCAACGCTAAAAGCAATACCTTCGAGCGTAACTAGCGATCGGATAATTAGAGCATAGTAGGCAGGAACTTGGAAGGGATAGTCATACATGATCTGTGAAAGTTGATCGGTCATGTCTTTAAAATCCATTTGTGTCAAGCTCTGACCTTCAGGCGGATTAAACACTTCCGATAAAGCAGGCACGATCGCACTAAAATCAATATCCTCTGTGAGAAAACCTAAGCGCACATAGTCTTTAGAGAGGGCTGCAAAGTCACGATTTACCAAATGCACGATCGCTTCAATGAGACCAAATCTCTGTTCTGCCGAAACTTCGCTCATCATTCCAAAGTCTAGATAGGCTAGTCTACCATCTTCCATTACCAACAGATTTCCTGGATGTGGATCAGCATGAAAATAGCCATAATCGAGTAACTGTCTTAAAGAACATTGCACACCAACTTCGATAATGTGCCGACTATCAAAGCCAGCCTCTTTGACTTTTTGGACATTAGTTAACTTAATGCCTTCAATCCATTCCATAGTCAGCACTCGCTTAGCGGTGTACTGCCAATAGATTTTCGGTACATAGATTCCTTCTAATTCGCCGTAATATTTGGCGAATTTTTCGGCATTATGTCCCTCAAAGGTGTAGTCCATTTCCTCAAAGATGCGGCTTGCAAACTCATCAAGAATTCCAGCTAAGTTACTCCGCACAAATTTGAAGGTCTTCTTCATCCATGTGGCAATGCCTCTGAGGATATACATATCAAGGGCAATACCTGCGGCAATATCAGGACGCTGAACCTTGATGGCGACGAGTTCCCCCGTTTTCAATCTCCCCTTGTAGACTTGTCCTAGAGATGCGGCTGCGATCGGGTTTTCGGATATTTCTGCATAGACTTCTGATGGATCAGCCCCTAGAGCATCACGGATAAATTGGAAAGCAATATCATTGTCAAATGCTGGCAATTGGTCTTGTAGCTCGGAAAGCTCGTCCATGAATATCGGCGGTACGATATCTGGACGGGTTGACAGGGCTTGACCAATCTTGATGAAGGCAGGTCCCAGTCGAGTTACAAGTTGACGCGATTCGATCGCCAGTTTTTTTAATTTTTCTGCTGATGCTTTAGTATTGAAGCGCAATCTGAGAAACAACCAAATTAGTGGCACAAAAATCACTACACAGCGCCACCAGACCCGCAGAGGTTGGTTACGGTAGTAATTGGCGATCGCCTGAATATCATAACGATCTAACTCAAAGTCTGATTTAGTTGCGGACATAGGACTTTTGTAGGCTCACTTTTAGACTTAGCGTATAGATTAGTTTAACAATTTGTTACACAATTCGGGATCGCTCTTTAGAATTAAGCTCAAAGTACAAGACAGTGCATTACGCCGCTTTTTAATATTTTTAACGCGAGTTCGGGATAATTTGAAACGGGCTTTGAGAGAGGGTTTGCGTAGCAAGGCTTTTACTTTTGGGCTTTTAAAGTTTGCTAGCTTAACCCCAACTGACGTTATTTTTAAGTACCAATTGCTGGATGTTTCACAAAATAGAGGTTAGTGGCTTTGCAACTAACCTCTATTGATTGGATTAAAAGCTTGCTTGCAGCCCTACTCTATAAGTCAGCCCTGGTTGATAGATCCGATTCGTTTTTTCGTAACTATTGTCAGTCAGATTTTCAAGATTTAGGGTTAGAGCAAGATTTTTAGATAATGGCGCTTTAGCATTAAAGTCGAGACTTAGATAGGAAGGCGAAAAATCAGTAGCCGCTTGCCCTGCGGCAGCATTATTAAATACCGCACGGCGTGAGCCACTGGAATAATTAAAAAATAGATTCGCTTGCCAACCATTGGATTCATAGCTCACGCCTAACTTACCGACAGAATAGGGAACCGTCGCTAACTGCAAACCAACTTCTGAAGCTGTTTTACTACTAGTAATTTTGGCATCTGTATAGGTATAGTTGAGGAATGATGAAAACTCAGGGGAAATTTTCCATTTCAGAGCTGCCTCAATACCGTTGGTGTTAACCTGTCCAATGTTTTGCCACTGTCCTGCGATAATTCCTAAGCGATCGCTAAAGCTACTGCCAAAGTAAGTAAGCTGCGCCAGCAAAGATTCAGTCACATTGATGTCTAGCCCAGCCGTCCATGCGATTCCCCGCTCAGGAATGAGATTAGGATTAGGCTGCCAGTTATGCACTGTATCAAATACATAAAGCTGGTCGAGTCCAGGGTTGCGCTGAAGCACAGCAAAGCTATTGCGAAAGGCAATATCAGGTGTGATATTCCATCTTGTGCCAATAGTGGGATTGAGATAGCTGCCAAAATCATTGGTGAAATTCTGGCGTAGTCCTGCTTCTAATTGGAAATTATTATCGATTTTCCATGTATTCAGAGCAAAGAGAGCTATCAGGGAGCGATCGCGATTGATAGTGCCATTAAAGGGAACTAATGCAGGAACCGTACTAAAAACGTCACCTCGCAGAGAGTTACTATTGATATCAAAACCCCAAGTGAGTTTATTGTTTGCTGTAAGTTGCCATTGATGCTCAATGCGACCACTCAAAGCTCTAGAGTCCAAAGCGCCATTGCGGAAAGCACCACCACTAGGATTATAGGTATTAAAGAAATCTTGATTAAACGCAATTGTCGTCTTTAAGATCGAATCATCACCATGACCTAATTTGCTAGTAAGCGTTGCACCAATATTAAACAAATCATGGTCGAGGCGATCGCGTTGCAGTGGGAAGCCAAAATAAAGCAGTCCACGCCGACTAGCGGTCTTATAAGCATCAATGCTCAAAGAATTGCGAGAATCAAAGGGGAAATCAACGCTACCATAAAAGTTGTCGAGCCTTGTATCGCCATTAAACAGACGACCATCAGCAGGATTGCGATTAGCTGCTCCCACAGGTACGGGATAATTATTATCCGTTGAGAAACGCTCATAGCCTAAACGGAAATTGACATTGCCACTTGTACCTCCATAGCCAACACGATAACGTTGATAGCCGTAAGAGCCTAATTCGATGCCAGCAGTTGCCTTAAGCGGTTGAGGCTCTTTCTTAGTAATTAGGTTGACAACGCCACCAAAAGCCTCTGAGCCATAGAGAGTAGCACTTGTGCCGCCTGTTAACTCTACTCTTTCAATTGCATCAACGGGAATGCTATTTAAATCAGTTGCGCCATGATAGGTACTGATATTACTGCCTATAGAGCGACCGTTAATCTGGAAAATTGTTTGGGTAATCGAAAAGCCCCGCAAAAAAGTTCCAGTATGGATATCTGCGCCAAAACCATAGTCGTTAATTGCAAATCCTGGTAAGCTGCGTAAAAGTTCGGCTGCGGTACTAGGATTCCGTTTCTCAATTTCTTCTTTCGGAACAATATAGGCAGGTGCAGAAGTAGGAGCAAATGGAGATTTTTTACCTGTGACATCAAGCTGAATTTCATCACTATCAGGGGTTTGAGCAACGGATTCAGGTTTAGACGCAGTTCCTAAATTAGATCGCGCAGGTAGTAAATCTGAGCTTACTTGAGATGCTTGGGCTTGCAATTCCCCAACTGTCAAAATATTTGTATTTTGATTGACCTGATTAATATCCTTATGAATATTTTTAGGGGCAACTATGGGTTCTGCTTTAGTCAAATCGGCAGCACTAAAAATAGCTACGGCAAAGCTAGGAGCTAAGAGTAGCAACTTCACACAATTCATATTTGTCTCAACTCCTCACAAGTTCAATCTCATTACTTTAGATTTGATTAGAATTAAATCTAAAGTAATGAATTATCTGCTTTCTTAATAGTTAAAGTCAAAAGACAGAACGTCAAACTTAATTGTTTTTGAGTATTTTTAGACTT
The sequence above is drawn from the Pseudanabaena yagii GIHE-NHR1 genome and encodes:
- a CDS encoding TonB-dependent receptor plug domain-containing protein; translation: MNCVKLLLLAPSFAVAIFSAADLTKAEPIVAPKNIHKDINQVNQNTNILTVGELQAQASQVSSDLLPARSNLGTASKPESVAQTPDSDEIQLDVTGKKSPFAPTSAPAYIVPKEEIEKRNPSTAAELLRSLPGFAINDYGFGADIHTGTFLRGFSITQTIFQINGRSIGSNISTYHGATDLNSIPVDAIERVELTGGTSATLYGSEAFGGVVNLITKKEPQPLKATAGIELGSYGYQRYRVGYGGTSGNVNFRLGYERFSTDNNYPVPVGAANRNPADGRLFNGDTRLDNFYGSVDFPFDSRNSLSIDAYKTASRRGLLYFGFPLQRDRLDHDLFNIGATLTSKLGHGDDSILKTTIAFNQDFFNTYNPSGGAFRNGALDSRALSGRIEHQWQLTANNKLTWGFDINSNSLRGDVFSTVPALVPFNGTINRDRSLIALFALNTWKIDNNFQLEAGLRQNFTNDFGSYLNPTIGTRWNITPDIAFRNSFAVLQRNPGLDQLYVFDTVHNWQPNPNLIPERGIAWTAGLDINVTESLLAQLTYFGSSFSDRLGIIAGQWQNIGQVNTNGIEAALKWKISPEFSSFLNYTYTDAKITSSKTASEVGLQLATVPYSVGKLGVSYESNGWQANLFFNYSSGSRRAVFNNAAAGQAATDFSPSYLSLDFNAKAPLSKNLALTLNLENLTDNSYEKTNRIYQPGLTYRVGLQASF
- a CDS encoding ABC1 kinase family protein, encoding MSATKSDFELDRYDIQAIANYYRNQPLRVWWRCVVIFVPLIWLFLRLRFNTKASAEKLKKLAIESRQLVTRLGPAFIKIGQALSTRPDIVPPIFMDELSELQDQLPAFDNDIAFQFIRDALGADPSEVYAEISENPIAAASLGQVYKGRLKTGELVAIKVQRPDIAAGIALDMYILRGIATWMKKTFKFVRSNLAGILDEFASRIFEEMDYTFEGHNAEKFAKYYGELEGIYVPKIYWQYTAKRVLTMEWIEGIKLTNVQKVKEAGFDSRHIIEVGVQCSLRQLLDYGYFHADPHPGNLLVMEDGRLAYLDFGMMSEVSAEQRFGLIEAIVHLVNRDFAALSKDYVRLGFLTEDIDFSAIVPALSEVFNPPEGQSLTQMDFKDMTDQLSQIMYDYPFQVPAYYALIIRSLVTLEGIAFSVDRNFKVLAVAYPYVANRLLNDPAPELRMALKDLLFRDGEFRWNRLENLLSNAQTNPDYNLNGTLDKGIDFLLSDRSEFMHDRIIDEIVKGIEVEASKRLPERLRTSLIGDIVVDPQVKENITKTETPSSLGYIARLWSILQKDKPITPNDILPLATRILSKPQTLSLGRDVVSKLAQRSLVRTIRGVLLRDEKKYQTDKQETLFKDASNSSQNEERELVGSGLRRSVNGRSW